From the Theobroma cacao cultivar B97-61/B2 chromosome 2, Criollo_cocoa_genome_V2, whole genome shotgun sequence genome, one window contains:
- the LOC18610425 gene encoding peptidyl-prolyl cis-trans isomerase CYP23: protein MKIICWVCLVFVITKVGALSEEPQLSSARVVFQTNYGDIEFGFFPSVAPKTVDHIFKLVRLGCYNTNHFFRVDRGFVAQVADVAGGRSAPMNEEQRREAEKTIVGEFSNVKHVRGILSMGRYSDPDSAQSSFSMLLGDAPHLDRQYTIFGKVTKGDETLRKLEELPTRREGIFVMPKERITILSSYYYDTEMESCEKERGILKRRLAASAVEIERQRMKCFP from the exons ATGAAGATCATTTGTTGGGTGTGCTTAGTGTTTGTGATTACTAAAGTTGGTGCTTTGTCTGAAGAACCCCAGCTTAGTTCTGCTCGTGTTGTTTTCCag ACAAATTATGGAGACATTGAATTTGGATTCTTTCCAAGTGTTGCACCCAAAACTGTTGATCACATTTTTAAGCTTGTTCGTCTTGGTTGCTATAACACCAATCACTTCTTCAGG GTGGATAGGGGCTTTGTTGCCCAAGTGGCAGATGTTGCAGGTGGAAGATCAGCTCCCATGAATGAGGAGCAAAGAAGGGAGGCTGAAAAGACTATTGTTGGTGAATTTAGTAATGTAAAGCATGTGAGAGGTATTCTTTCTATGGGGAG GTATTCTGATCCAGACAGTGCACAATCCTCATTTTCAATGCTTCTTGGAGATGCCCCTCATCTTGATCGGCAG TATACAATTTTTGGTAAAGTCACTAAAGGTGATGAGACTTTGAGAAAGCTTGAGGAACTTCCTACTCGTCGTGAGGGAATCTTTGTAATG CCTAAAGAGCGCATCACGATTCTGTCATCCTACTATTATG ATACTGAGATGGAGAGCTGCGAAAAAGAGAGGGGTATCTTGAAGCGAAGGCTTGCTGCATCTGctgttgaaattgaaagacAG CGAATGAAATGCTTCCCTTGA
- the LOC18610427 gene encoding F-box/kelch-repeat protein At1g26930, with the protein MLENRSCESCLVFASSCQKENKWAYMYHGKRPLELAESDGCSRETKMSKLSSDDSSGDDNNNNNSNTSSPQDSRDLLLPDSREQSDDDSRQSDSSWDLDSSLSHHHPIGLDRTDSNNQSEDDSLSDSVEDSPEEQSEEDGDDNGFSENPEEEDEEEEDGDQRHAGEDLDQLIQPIGRDISISCLIRCSRSDYGSIASLNRSFRSLIRSGDIYRLRRETDVVEHWVYFSCDLFQWEAFDPIRLRWMHLPRMPPNECFIYSDKESLAVGTELLVFGKEVTSQVIYRYSILTNSWTSGTSMNAPRCLFGSASLGEIAILAGGCDSQGNILSSAEMYNSETQRWETLPSMNKPRKMCSGVFMDKKFYVIGGTGGLGNDARVLTCGEEYDLETRRWTEIPNMSPGSNAAAGEAEMPAATGAPPLVAVVNNELYAADHADMEVKKYDKESRTWLTVGRLPERAVSMNGWGLAFRACGDHLIVIGGPRNLGEGFIELNSWVPSEGPPQWNLLARKQSGNFVYNCAVMGC; encoded by the coding sequence ATGTTGGAGAACCGGTCCTGCGAGTCGTGTTTGGTGTTTGCAAGCTCTTGtcaaaaggaaaacaagtggGCTTACATGTACCATGGGAAGCGTCCGCTGGAATTGGCCGAATCCGACGGTTGTTCACGGGAAACCAAGATGTCTAAGCTCTCTTCCGATGATTCCTCCGGCGacgataataataataataatagtaatacgTCTTCCCCACAAGACTCGCGTGACCTCCTCTTGCCTGATTCACGTGAGCAATCCGACGACGATAGTAGGCAATCTGATTCTTCTTGGGATTTGGATTCGTCGCTTAGCCACCACCATCCCATTGGACTAGACCGAACAGATTCGAATAACCAATCAGAGGACGACAGCCTGTCAGATTCTGTGGAGGACTCACCGGAGGAACAGTCTGAGGAAGATGGTGATGATAATGGCTTTTCAGAGAATCCTGAGGAGGAGGACGAGGAGGAGGAGGATGGTGACCAGAGACATGCTGGTGAGGATTTGGATCAATTAATCCAACCAATTGGGAGAGACATCTCAATCAGTTGTCTAATTAGGTGCTCAAGGTCTGATTATGGTTCCATTGCCTCGTTGAACCGGAGTTTTCGGTCCTTAATTAGGAGTGGAGATATCTATAGGTTGAGGAGGGAGACTGATGTGGTTGAACATTGGGTTTACTTTTCTTGTGACCTCTTTCAGTGGGAGGCATTTGATCCGATTCGACTCAGGTGGATGCATTTGCCAAGGATGCCTCCTAATGAATGTTTCATTTACTCGGACAAGGAATCCTTGGCTGTGGGAACTGAGTTGCTtgtatttggaaaggaggtaaCTTCTCAGGTTATATATAGATATAGTATTTTGACAAACTCATGGACTTCTGGGACCAGTATGAATGCTCCGAGGTGCTTGTTTGGATCAGCTAGTCTTGGTGAGATTGCGATTTTGGCTGGTGGTTGTGATTCTCAGGGAAATATCCTGAGCTCTGCTGAAATGTACAATTCTGAGACTCAGAGGTGGGAGACTCTCCCAAGCATGAATAAGCCAAGGAAGATGTGTAGTGGGGTATTTATGGATAAGAAATTCTATGTAATTGGGGGAACTGGTGGATTGGGAAATGATGCAAGGGTTCTCACTTGTGGTGAGGAATATGATTTAGAGACAAGAAGGTGGACTGAAATTCCTAACATGTCTCCTGGAAGTAATGCAGCGGCTGGTGAGGCTGAGATGCCTGCAGCAACTGGGGCACCCCCTCTTGTTGCAGTAGTAAATAATGAACTGTATGCTGCTGATCATGCTGACATGGAGGTAAAAAAGTACGATAAGGAGAGTAGAACATGGTTGACTGTTGGAAGATTGCCTGAAAGAGCAGTTTCAATGAATGGTTGGGGTCTTGCATTCAGAGCATGTGGAGATCACCTTATAGTGATTGGTGGACCTAGGAATTTGGGTGAAGGTTTTATAGAGCTCAATTCGTGGGTTCCAAGCGAAGGGCCACCGCAATGGAACTTGCTAGCCAGAAAGCAATCGGGTAACTTTGTGTATAATTGTGCTGTGATGGGATGCTGA